CACCGAGCTCGGAAATTCTGCGACACACCCTAAACATGCTGGTGCGAGAGAGGAAAATCTACCCAACACCCGAGGGCTACTTCATTGTCACTCCCCAGGCCTACTTTATCACCCCCAACCTCATCCGATCCAACAGCAAGTGGTACCACCTGGACGACcggcagcaacaacaacagcagcagcagtgcaCCTCCCCACAGTCGGGCACCATCACGCCCTCCACCCCGGGCTGCACGAGGGAGAGGCCCAACCAGAAGAACCACGGTGACTCCTACAACACATACCGCGATGATACACCCATTCCTCATGCCCCGGCTTACCAGAGGAAGTCTCCCAAGGAGCCTCGGGGAGAGCCCCCCTCCTACCCTGAGCCCCCTCCGGCTCCCGTTCAGACGTCACAGTTGCAAGAGCCTCTGATGGACAAGAGCAAGAGCAATGCCCCCTTCCCCTACAAGACTGACACGCTGACCAAAAAAAAGGAGGGCattggtggtggcagcagtgcCGAGAAGCAATCAAAGAAATTTGGGCTGAAACTGTTCAGGCTGAGCTTCAAGAAAGACAAGCTGAGGCAGCTGGCCACGTTCTCAGCCCAGTTCCCCCCAGAGGAATGGCCCCTCCGCGATGAGGACGCGCCTGCCATCACCATCCCCCGCACTGTGGAGATGGAGATCATCCGGCGGATCAACCCAGACCTGACGGTGGAGAATGTGGCGCGCCACACGGCCGTGATGAAGAGGCTGGAGGAGGAGCGTGCCCAGAGGAGAAAAGCAGGCAGCTCGGCTGAGCACAGTGCACGTAGCCGGAGGAGTCGTGGTCACCGTCGGGTGCCGCACGGCAAGTCCCGTTCACACAGCAAGGCTCGCGTCTCCCGGGGTGGCCCATCCGACAGTTCCAACCTGGACATGGCCATGGTGGACAGGGATTACAGCCGCTTCTTCAGCCACTCTCTGGTGCGCTCCCCTCGTGAGGCCATGTACACATTGGAGCGCAAACGAAGCGGCGGGACTTACATAGTCCACAGTAACCCCAACATCACAGAGTCCCACTTCCCCGTCACCCCAGAGTGGGACGTGTCCGGAGAGTTGgcgaaaaggaggacagagatgCCTTTCCCCGAGCCCTCGCGTGGGACATCCAGCGGGAGAGTGCACCGAAGCCACAGTCAAACTCAAGAAGGAAGGAAGTCGCGCGACGAGATGCCCGATCAGGCTAAGGAGAGGTCCCGCTCCATGGATAACGCTTTGAGCCCTCTGGGCGGAATGAGCACCTCTTTGGGGATGTCAGAGGATTATGAGCGGAGTCCCGACGAGCGGAGTCATTACTACACAGATGATGGGACTTTGCGGGCCTCCCAGAAGTCGTCCCACTACTCAAGGATCATGTTCTCGGCTGCCAAGTTCAACTCTGAAATGTATGTGCCTGATTTGGGGAAGGGGAGCTTAGGGAAGGGGAGCTTGGACGAGTCTAGGATCCGAAGCCCACTGGAAAGGAACAAGAGCAGAGACAGCTTGCCGGCCTACAGTGATCTGAAGGGACTCTCGCCCAAGCCCTCGGCGGACGACTACTTCCAGTGCAATACGTCGAACGAAACAATCCTTACCGCCCCTTCACCTCTGTTGAAAGCAGACCACGACACGTTAACCTCGTCTGAGGGAATCCGGAAGGGCACTCCGGCTGATCGCCACACCCCTCACCTTACCTCTCCCCTC
This genomic stretch from Oncorhynchus kisutch isolate 150728-3 linkage group LG7, Okis_V2, whole genome shotgun sequence harbors:
- the LOC109894206 gene encoding storkhead-box protein 2-like; this translates as MKNTRSTNLRRAWPSSDLSERLPERTRSRSEKDFRLQQKHHHTPPPPPHISPGPPQGYQMPGDVSPISMSPISQSQFIPLGEILCLAISAMNSARKPVSQEALMEHLATCFPGVPTPSSEILRHTLNMLVRERKIYPTPEGYFIVTPQAYFITPNLIRSNSKWYHLDDRQQQQQQQQCTSPQSGTITPSTPGCTRERPNQKNHGDSYNTYRDDTPIPHAPAYQRKSPKEPRGEPPSYPEPPPAPVQTSQLQEPLMDKSKSNAPFPYKTDTLTKKKEGIGGGSSAEKQSKKFGLKLFRLSFKKDKLRQLATFSAQFPPEEWPLRDEDAPAITIPRTVEMEIIRRINPDLTVENVARHTAVMKRLEEERAQRRKAGSSAEHSARSRRSRGHRRVPHGKSRSHSKARVSRGGPSDSSNLDMAMVDRDYSRFFSHSLVRSPREAMYTLERKRSGGTYIVHSNPNITESHFPVTPEWDVSGELAKRRTEMPFPEPSRGTSSGRVHRSHSQTQEGRKSRDEMPDQAKERSRSMDNALSPLGGMSTSLGMSEDYERSPDERSHYYTDDGTLRASQKSSHYSRIMFSAAKFNSEMYVPDLGKGSLGKGSLDESRIRSPLERNKSRDSLPAYSDLKGLSPKPSADDYFQCNTSNETILTAPSPLLKADHDTLTSSEGIRKGTPADRHTPHLTSPLTMEYKEDSLAKGQNGSKRPTPSQTPEPMPNGRLIQHQHNADPGGGGGGGGGADKRKEIFSKDTLFKPPHNALTAGYVEGTYTKSGTLRKTPHIKSADVLDNLEAQQPSNSAASPTSALGLQGSEPVVPSASEAAFDYYNVSDDDEEEEEVVEEASREELVAAEVKGHREGEVGTMQWLLEREKERDLQRKFETNLTLLSPKETENSSSQKSAHSARLDSMDSSSVTVDSGFNSPRTRESLASNTSSIMESNRRQNPALSPGHMGTTSIGPPFSFRTIPEPPHTAQPEKLQKSSTCLASITSV